The sequence below is a genomic window from Candidatus Thiodiazotropha endoloripes.
ACATCCGCTCCGATCACCACAGAGATCATGGATGCGCCACCGTTCTATTATGCCGAGGATTATCATCAGCAATATCTGGCCAAGAATCCTGCCGGATACTGTGGACTGGGTGGTACCGGTGTCTGTTATCCTGCATGAGAATCACCCATTCTGAACCGCTAAAGTACGCCTCGGACCGTTAAGCCGATTGTAGTGGTGTACGTTCTGCCAGACGATCCAGCAAGCAGGAAATGTCAAATATTCGTATCCGCATGGATTTAAATATTCTCTCGATGTGCTATGTCTATAGATAGGGATTCCAAAAGATCTGGACAGTCGCCTTTGGGATTTAATTAATCAGTGGAGACCTCTCAACTTTGGTGCGCATGGAATGCGAATTTCAAATCTAACACGGCAAAATCACCCGCATATCCACCTTGTTGGCAGAGCCTCATTATTGGTTTTAATGATGCTGGTATTCGCCAATCTGGTGCTCTGGGTGGGTTACAGACTGAGTGCTGACAACATGAAAGAGGTGTGGCGGGATCTGACAGATCTCTCCGCCGACAGCACACTCTATACCCTGGAACGAAGGCGCAACGATTTGAGGGCGGACTTGAAGCTGCTGGCATCCAATCCGGATCTTATCAGGGCCATCCTCTACTACGATGAGTTGGTATTGAACCGGATTGCTTCTGACTGGGAGCTGTTTGTTTCCGAAAAACGTCTCTATGATCAAGTGCGCCTGATCGATCTGAGTGGTATGGAGCGTCTGCGGGTCGATCTGACTTCCCATGGTGCGAGTCGGGTATCCGCCGATCAGTTGCAGAACAAATCCAATCGCTACTACTTTCAGCAGGGATTGGCGATAGATGCCGGTGCGATCTATGCCTCGCCGATCGATCTGAATGTGGAACAGGGAGAGGTAGAGATTCCCTATAAGCCAATGATTCGCCTGGTGGCTCCGCTGGATGTGGATGGTGAGATCAAGGCACTGCTGGTGGTGAATGCCCTGGCCAGCCATATCTTTGGCGACCTGGAGCGGCATGCCAGACTGGTGCATGGTGGACTGCTGCTGCTTGATGAATCGGGGAACTATCTGCGCGGATTCAGCAGGAATCAGGAGTGGCAGTTCATGTTTCCAGAATCATCCACTGAAACACGGCAGTTCAATGAAAGCTACCCGGATTTGTGGGCGATGATGCAGCAGACCCCATCGGGACAGATCAGCAGGCCGGAGGGGATTTTCAGCTTTCGCACGGTCACTTACGGTTCCAGTGGTTTTACTCATAGTTACCGGTTGGTGGTGGTGATGACCGAGGAGCAGCAACAGGCACTGTTGTTACCGCAGCGAAACCTGTGGCTGTTCATTGCCCTCGTTTTAACCCTGTTGCTGCTGTTTGCGGTCTTGGTCCTGGGTCGTTACCGCTCGGGTCAGCTACAAGCTAAACCTGTGGTCAACCGAAAGCCTGTCGACTTGTGGCATCTGTTCCGTTGAGTTGGTGGCTATTCGGCTTTATGCAATAGATCTCCTGCCTGGTTGACTACTTCCACACCGACTGGGATACCCTCTCTGATACTGGCGGTTACCACGCAAAAGTCTTCAAACAGCGTCAGGCAGCGGTCGCTTTTTTTCGAACTCAAAAGCTCATCTCCAGCCGTTATCTTTACATCAAGCCGACCGACCCGTAGACGTTTTTTATCGTTTCGCACCATTGTGCAGGTGACTTCCGTGGTAACTTCGTTTGAAGGTACATCCTCTTTGGCCAGGCAGAACATCAGGCTGGCACTGAGGCAGTTGGCGGCTGCAGCGGCGAGCATACGCGAGGCGTTGGGTCCGTTGCGCTCTCCGAGGGGTGGCGGTTCGTCCATGATGACATCCTCTGCTTTCTTAAGATCGAATTTCACCCGGAAAGCGTAATCCTCTTCCTGCTCCAGATGGATGGTGAATCGCCCAACTTCTTCTGTCATTGGATTTTCCTCGTCGTGTGTTTAGGGCTAACAGGATCTGATGCAACCTGTCAGTGAGTTATTGTTTACGCACAATGTAATAAAACCGATAGGATGTAAATTGTTTATCTCTCCGCCAGATTCATCAATAGAGTGCAAACAGCCTGTCGGCTGATCGCCTTGTCAGTCAGATAGAACCTGCCAGGCCGGGTGGAGCCGGATCAGATTCAGGGCTTGAGCCAATAACGATTTACCCGGTTCCGTTCTATGCCAGGTTGAGGCACCGGATGGATGAGGCAGTGGGATCAGGTCCGTATCCCCATGAGACAGGCCGAGACGATGTTGTTTGCCGATGATATCAGCCAATTTGTCGACATCGAGAAACTGACTGATTGCCAGTTTGCCCACGGGTAACAGAAGCTTGGGTTGTAAAAGCTCAATTTCCCGATCCAGCCAACGCCTGCAGTTGGCGATTTCCGTCTTACTGGGCACCCGGTCGCCCCCCTTCGGATTCTTACCTGGAAAGCAACGACAGACGGCTGCCATGTATACCCGATTACGGAATTGCGATTCGGATAACCCGATCGAATCAAACCATTTGAAGAGGGTCTTTCCTGCTGTCCAGGCAAAGGGTTTTCCCGCACTCCCCTCTTTATCACCAGGTGCTTGTCCGATCAGCAGTATTGGCGAGGTTGTGGCGTTGCCCATTACCACGGGCCCGACCATGGATTGACAGAGACGGCATGCGCTGAGTTTTTGCTGGTGTGCCTGAAGCAGTTCGAGTTGAGTCATCTAAACAGGCCCTGGATAAACTATGAATCTCCAGCCTTAACTTTTACCATAAACATGCCTCAAGCGTGGCAAACAGTTATTTCAGCCAGAAAAACTATAATTACATATCCATGCATGGCTGAATATGGACGTACCAATCGAATACAAACAAATCACAAAAATATAAATCGGTATTTAGTTTGTTGCTATCGAGGGCAAACCGCCGATTAGGAGGATTCAATGCGAGCAGTGGTGTTGAGGGAGCTGGGGGAGCCGGAGGTGTTGAAAGTTGAAGATATCCCTGAGCCTGCCATCGAAAACCCGACGGAGATCAAAGTCAGAATTATGGCGGCCGGAGTCAATCCGGTCGATACAAAAATACGTCAGCGAGGAGTGTTCACCGACAGTGGTCTGCCTGCTGTGCTTGGTTGTGATGGTGCAGGTATCGTCGTTGAGTGTGGTGATTCTGTGACCCATTTCCGACCCGGTGACGAGGTCTGGTACTGTAATGGTGGATTGGGGGGGCTGCAGGGAAACTATGCAGAGTATGCCGTACTGGATGAGACTGTCTGTTGCAGAAAACCCGCTTCTCTGGACTTCGCCCATGCGGCTGCCGGCCCTCTGGTGTTGATTACCGCCTGGGAGGCGATATTCGGCCGTGGGCGAATGACCGATGGCATGACCCTGTTGGTACACGCCGGGGCAGGTGGTGTGGGTCATGTGGCGATTCAACTGGCAAAACAGGCAGGGATAAGGGTTTTGACCACGGTCAGTAATCAGGAGAAGCAGGAGTTTGTCACAGAGCTGGGTGCCGATGAGGTGATCAATTACACACAGGGTGGTTTTATCGATGAAGTTATGCGGCTGACTGATGGTCGTGGCGCCGATATGGTGTTGGATAGTGTTGGCGGGGCCGTGTTCAGTGATTCCATTGCAGCCACCGCCCACTATGGCGATCTGGTGACGTTGCTCGATCCAGGAACCGGTATCGAGTGGAAAGAGGCGCGCAATCGGAATCTGCGTATCGGGTTCACTTTGATGCTGACACCCATGTTGCGTCATCTTCCCCAGGCGAGGATCAATCAGGTAGCCATTCTGAGTGATTGCGCCGAGATGATCGACAGTGGCTGTCTCAAAGTCGCAGTGAATCAGGTTCTGCCCTTTGAGAGAGCCACGGAGGCTCATCGGCTGATTGAGCAGGGTGGAATGATCGGAAAGCTTGTGTTGAGCTCTGAGGCGTGACTTGATTATCAATAACCGGATCCAATGTAAGCGATTATCCAGGCAGTACACCAATGGTTTGCTCTATAGTTAAATGCAGAAACAGACACAGGGTTTGCAGTGAGTATATCTTTGGTTGCTGTTGCTGAGGTTCCGCGTCTGAAGGAAAGCCGGCACTGACAGACCGGCTTGGCTGCTCGGACGCTCTATAACAGATAAGCCATGGAGTATCTTTCAGGTAAGCTGGCATGAGATATCACGAATCCATAGATTATGTTGAGTTTCCGGCCTCGGATCTGGAAGTGGTGAAGGTGTTTTTCAAACAGGTTTTCGGTTGGGATTTTGTGGACTACGGTGAGGACTATTGCGCATTTTCCAACGCGGGACTTGATGGCGGATTCTACCACTCTGAACTGACCACTGCGGCTGAACGAGGCAGTGCGCTGATCGTCTTCTACAGCCGTGACCTGGAGAAGACTCAGGCAAAGATTGTCGATGCCGGAGGACGTATCAAAGTCCCGGTGTTTGAGTTTCCTGGAGGCAGGCGTTTCCATTTTTGCGACCCAAACGGCAATGAGTATGCGGTATGGTCCGATGTGCAGGCCGGAGCTGGCTGAATTCGCAATGGATTGTGATTGAAGTTAACAGAGCCTAGTCAATCGGTGTTATCCGGAACACTCTGAAACTGGTATCTGGCAGTACTTCCCGTTCATAAGCCACCTTCAACTTGAACACCATGGCTTGACTCAGTGGTTGCCCCTTGGCGAGGAGCAGAGCGCCTGCATTGGTTTTGATCGGCTGGTCGACAATCATCCCAGGTTCGAGTTGATCAAGGGGCAGATTCAGTATCTCGACTTTGCGGTTCATCGATCCCTGGATGAGTATCTCAACCAGGGCCGGATCGAAGTGCTCAGGATTATCCCGTAGGTATTCGATCGCCTCATCCTCTGATTTTCCCAGGTTGAGCAGTTTATCGTAGTTGATAGCGACCTTTAAAATCTGTCCACCGAGTATCGCCTTTTGCTCATTGTTCAGTTTTCCCTGAATATCAATCTTGCCGATATCGTCGAGTTGATGCTCGATCATGGCGGCAACAATTTCGAGCCGGGGTATATGTTTCAGCAGTCGGCTCCCCATCTCTGGGTGGGAGTTATAGAGCTCCGTTTCCGTCTTGCTTATTTCATCGCCTGCCATGACTTTTTGAATCAGATCATCAGGTAGGCTGACGTAACCCAGTTGGCAAAGCATACCCGCAAGGTCGTAGTGCCAGCCATCTTCCAGTGAAAGGCTTCGGACAATGCTTCTGACATGATGTTTGATACGGGAAGATTGACTGAATGCTTCCGGATTGACCATGCTGAGAACATCCGCCAGTAGATCAACCGCCCCTTTCAGGGTTTTGTTCAGCAACACCTTTTCATTGGTGATCAGGCGGTACTGCTTGATACCCTCTGTTATGGTCTGATAGAGAACCTCTGTTTCTACCGGCTTATTCAGAAAACGGAAGATATTGCCATCGTTCACCGCGTCGATGGCTACATCCAGGTTGGCGTTGCCGGTGAGCATGATGCGTACCGTGTTGGGTGACAGCTCCCGTACCTTGGACAGAAACTCCACCCCGTTCATATTCGGCATCTGCATGTCGGAGACCACCAGGGCAAATGGGCCTCCATCTCTTACAGCCTGAACCCCGTCAGCACCGCTGGTGGCTGTTTCAAGATTCAGACGTTTACGAAATTGTCGGCGAAAAGAATCGAGCAGGTTACGGTCGTCGTCCACCATTAAAACTTTTTCAGGTGGTTTGTCCATCAAGGTACTCCTGGGCAATATTCTGCCAACGGTTGAACTCTTCATCACCGAGCAGGGATTGTAGAGACTGGGGATCGTAGTGTTGCTTGTACTCCTTGTCGCTTAACCAGTGCAGCAGCAGATTGGCACCGTAGACCAACAAGCAATCCTTACGATCGATCGATTGATATTCATGGTTATGATGATGCGCGACCGCCTCGACTGCAGAGAAGGGTAATCCCCATAAACCCATCAGATAGGCTCCGATACCGGCATGATGGCACCATAGGGCTTCAGCTTCAGCTTCGAATAGAGGCAGGGATTCCTGATTCGCCTGTTTGACGATACGGCGATACTCGTCCTGGTTCTGGGATGCGAGAATCAGTTTTCCCAGGTCATGCAGCATGCCCGCCATAACCGGGGTTTCCAGCTCCTGGCGGCTCATCCCCATCGCCATGCCCAGTTGCCTGACCAGACCGGACACCGACTGGCTGTGTTGCCACAGGGGCTCAAGTTTGAATTCATCGATCAGCGTCTGATCGAGACGTGAAAAAATGGCTGCTCCCAGTGCCAGATTGGAGACAGTCTCGATACCGAGCAGGGTTACCGCGTGTTGCGGCGATGAGATCTGCTGAGGTAGGCCGAAAAAGGCGGAGTTGACCATCTGCAGCAGTTTGGCGGACATCCCCAGATCCTTGGCGACGATCTCACCGATCTCCGCCAATGAAGTGTTGTCCGATTGCAGCGCCTCGATCATCTGCTGATAGCTGGCGGGCAGACTGGGAAGTGATCCCAGGCTGTTAACCATCTCCGTCATGGCGGGATTATTCAGTAGATCTCTAAGCTGAATGACCCGCTCCAATATGACAATCAGAGTCTGGGTGTCACAGGGTTTGGCAATGAACTGATGGGCGTGATGAACAATTTCCTGGGCGGGTGTGCGTAGAGCCTGGCCGGAAAACAGCAGGCGGGTGGTGCTCGGATAGTGTTGTTGTACCTGCTTCAGGAGTTCGCTGCCACTCTTACTGCCCAAGCGGGTCTCAGTGACAATGATCGCCATGGGCTGTTGCTGCAACAGCTCCAATGCACTGGTGGATGAGTCACAAAAGTGTAGCTGCCACTGGTCGTTGTGATCCCTGAGAATTCTTTTTAGAGCTTCAAGCTGATTCCGGTCACTATCAACGAACAGAATATGGTTTGTGTCAAATAGTTTCATTGGAGGTGATGCCCACTTGTTTCGACGCTCCAATCACCTCTAAAGGACTCTTGAGAGCCGTTGGTCGCCTGCCGGATAACGGGAGATGCAAACAGAAGCTTATCAAGCTGATCATTTTTTGTTCTGTGTTTACTTCGACTTAACCAGAGTGTAGTACCTCTGTGGTTAATTGTATTGAAACGGAATTAAAGTTCTGCGCTCATTCAGCCTGATCGATCATCAGTATCACACCCTGAACGCCAACCACTTTAACCTTGGTTCCTGCAGGGCAATCGTCACCATGGATTTTCCAGGTGCTGTCGTCGACACTGATTTTCCCCACGCCGTTGATGATCGGATCCTGCAGGGTGAAAACCCGGTCGATATACTGTTCACCGCGCCGGTTGAGATGGGGGCTGTCGGTCTCGATGGGGCGATGCTGCAGAAACAGTCGAACCAGGACAATCGCGGCGACACTGAAGACCGCGAAAAAGATCAGCTGGAATTGCCAGGCAAGTTCCGGAAAGAGTAGCAGTGCCAGGCCGGTAATGGCCGCGGAAAGTCCCATCCAGACTAAAAAAGCACCTGGAGAAAAAACCTCAAGGATGATCAATACAACCGCCAGGATGAACCAATGCCAGTAGTCGAGATGAGATAACCAACTCATTGACTGCTCTCCTTGCTGTTGCTCGCAAGGGCCTGTTTGGCAATCTCTCCGATACCGGCTACCGAACCGATCAGACTGGAAGCCTCCAGGGGCATCATGATGAGTTTCTGATTATCTGCTGAGGCGATATTTTGTAATGCTTCGGTATATTTCTGGGCAACGAAATAGTTGATGGCATTTACATCACCTTTGGCAATCGCCTCGGATACCAGGGTTGTCGCCTTGCTCTCGGCTGCTGCAAGCCTCTCTCTTGCCTCTGCTTCACGAAATGCAGCCTCCTTATCACCTTCAGCTTCCAGGATGGCGGCCTGTTTTTCACCTTCCGCTTTGAGTATCTCTGCCTGTCTCAAGCCTTCCGCTTCGAGGATGGCGGCACGTTTTTCCCGTTCGGCCTTCATCTGTCTGGCCATGGCATCGACCAGATCTCTTGGTGGTGAGATATCCTTGATTTCAATGCGCGTGACTTTGACTCCCCAGGGTGTGGTGGCGTCATCCACCACAGTGAGCAACTGGGTGTTGATCGTGTCCCGCTGGGAGAGCAATTCATCCAGGTCCATCGATCCCATCACGGTACGGATGTTGGTCATGGTCAGGTTGAGAATCGCCCCGTAGAGGTTATTCACCTCATAGGCGGCTTGTGAGGCGTCCAGCACCTGGAAGAAGATCACACCATCCACGGTGACCATGGCGTTGTCCTTGGTAATGACCTCCTGCGAGGGGACATCGAGTACCTGCTCCATCATATTCATCTTCCGGCCGATCTGATCGATCACCGGAACAATCAGATTGAGGCCGGGACGCAGGGTTTTGGTATAGCGGCCGAATCGTTCCACCGTATACTCATTGCCCTGGGGTACACGCTTCGCGCCCAGAGCGACCAGTACCACAGCAAGAACAAGAAAAACCAGAACAAAAATATCCATTTGTATGCCCCCATGATGACATGACTGTGATTGATTCCTCCGGCAGCAGCGCTTCCATCTACTCCCGCATAGACCTTTATGACCTCAGATCAGTTTTGAATCAAGTCCGGGATGAGAAGAAATCTCCTGAGTCAGTACCAACCCCTGCGCATGTGGTTGAAAAAGTCATATAAACTCAGCGGTTACCCGGTTGCGGCTGAGACATCCACCAATCAGGCCAAGCTTACGCTTTTTCCGGCATTGGTGCGCAACAGGCTTCGTGTCAAAATGGCCTTATGAACGATTCAATCAAACCCCCGAAGTCAATCATGCGCAAAGTAGGCAGAGCGATTGCGGATTTCAAGATGATTCGCGATGGGGATCGTATCCTGCTCGGCGTATCCGGAGGTAAGGACTCCCTTACCCTGTTACAAGTACTCTCCCATCTGCAACGTTATGCGCCGGTCGAATTTGAACTGGGCGTGATTACCGTGGATCCTGAGATCGAGGGATTCGACCCGGCACCGCTGAAAGCCTACTATGAGGCATTGGGTGTCTCCTGGGTCTACGCCGAACAGCCGATTATGGAGGAGGCCAGGGAGAATATGTCGGGTGACTCGTTTTGTGCCTATTGTGCACGTATGAAACGGGGCATCATGTACAGCACCTGCCGCAACCAGGGCTATAATGTTCTGGCATTGGCTCAGCACCTGGACGACCTGGCGGAGAGCCTGATGATGTCCCTGTTTCATGGTGGCCAGATGCGTACCATGAAAGCCCACTATGTGAATGATGCAGGGGATATTCGCATCATACGACCGCTGGTCTATTGTCGTGAGACTCAGACCGGTGAGTTTGCCGTGAAGGCGGGATTGCCGATCATTCCCGACAGTTGTCCGGCCTGTTTCACCAAGCCGACCCAGCGCGCCTACATGAAACAGCTGTTGGCCCGGGAGGAGCGCAGCAATCGTCACCTGTTCGCCAATATGCTGCATGCCATGAAACCGATGATGGATGAAGCGCCGCCATGAAAATTAAACATATCTCAATTCCCACCAAGGTCGCCCGTCCGGGTATGAGTGTCGGTGAAGTGATGACCGAGTGTGTCACTAAAAGGGTTCCCGGTATTCCCTATGTCGATCAGAGTGGTGCGATCAGCGGACGCTTCTCGGTAAGGCATATGTTCCGTATCTGCTGTATTCCCGATGACATCATTCAAGGCGCCCATCTGCTTGGGGATGATATCGACCATCTCGATTTTCCCCATATCAAAGCGGAGGATTTAATGGCTCGGAGTGTGGATGATTTCATCTATCCGGACACGGTTCGTCTGTCAGCCAATTTTCAAGCCATCAAGGCGCTGGCCATTATGGAGCAGTACAACACGGAGTATCTGTTTGTCACGGAAGGGGAGGATTATCAGGGGGTGGTGACACGCATGAGTGTTGCCGCGGCGATTGTAACCAAAGAGTGTTGCATCGACTGATGTTGGAACAGATAACTACCGAGATGTGGGTCTCGGCACTTCTGCTGTTGTGTGCCTACATCCTGATATTCACAGAGATACTGCATCGCACTACAGCCGCCATGCTGGGCGCCCTGACCATGATCGGTGTGGGTATGTGGATGGGATTCTACAGTCAGGAGCAGGCGCTGCTGGCGGTTGACGGTAACACCATTCTGTTGTTGGCGGCGATGATGATGCTGGTTGCACTGTTGCGTCCCACCGGGGCCTTCGACTATGCGGCTGTGCACATTACCCGCTGGGCCAAGGGAAGCCCGAAGCTGTTGCTGATCTATCTCAGTCTGGCGGTCAGTCTGATCAGCATGATCCTGGATAATGTCACCACGGTTATTGTGTTTGCACCGTTGACCGTACTGATCTGTCGCTTGTTGAAGATCAATCCCATGCCCTATCTGATGGCAGAGGCGATGCTCTCGAATATCGGTGGCGCCGCTACCCTGGTGGGTGATCCTCCCAACCTGATGATCGGCAGTGCTGCCGATATCAGTTTCAACTCTTTCCTGGTGCATATGGGATTTCCGGTGTTGGTGGTATGGGTCGGCACGGTGGCGCTGATGCTGTTTCTGTTTCGTGAACAGCTGACCGATGTTGGCGAGGCCCCCCGGACCCTGGTCGATACCCATGCCATCAAGGATGCCAAGGGGCTGAAGCGCACCCTGTTTTCCCTGGCTGTGGTGGTGGTGCTCTTTTTCATCCACCACAATCTGCACATCCTGCCCGCCTATGCCTCTTTTATCGGCCTCTGTCTGGCTTTGCTGATGCTGAAGCCCGATATGGAGCAGATTTTCGGTACGGTCAACTGGTCGGTGTTGTTCTTCTTTGCCGGCCTGTTCATGATCGTTGGCGGGGTGGAGGCCTCGGGACTGCTCGATCTGTTGGGAAATCAGCTGGCCAGGCTCGCCAGAGATCCGCAAATGCTGTTGATCACCGGTTTGTTGCTGATGTGGGTGGCCGCAGTTCTCAGTGCGGTGGTGGACAACATACCTTTTACCGTCACCATGATTCCAATCATTATGGGGCTGGAGAGCAGTGGGGTGAATATCGCGCCCCTCTGGTGGGCTCTGGCACTTGGTGTCGGTCTGGGGGGGAATGGTACCCACCTGGGGGCGACAGCCAATATCATCGCGGTCAGTGAGTCTGAAAAGAGCGGCATGCCTGAGGCGAGGATAACCCCACTGATCTGGATGAAAACCGGCATCCCGGTGATGTTCTTCGGTCTGATCCTCGCCAGTCTGGTCTACTGGCTGTTTTTTGATCTTTTCACCACCGCTTAAGCTGCCGGCACACTCCCCTCGCAACAGGACAGATTGGATTCGTGATATCAGGCCCTGGGGCGTTTTGCCGGGTAAATCCACCTCTCTCGGCAACAATCCCCCAATTTCCTCGTCAGATTTAGATGGCCGATAATCTTGATTGTTTTGCTAGGTATTTCTATAGCTTAAGGTATCACTGTTCAGTGCAGCCTTGTAACAGTGAATTCTGAGTAGTAGCCGACACGGATTTCACTGGCTTTCAATCCGGGCGACAGCTGGTTGCTCATACTCAAGATCAGAGCATGTCTTGATGGGTTCCCTAAAACAGTGAGGCACACAGCACATTGAATATCAGAACAACCATGGATCCAATCACACTGCGCGATGTTACCAATCCAGATGATCACCCCTGCCTCTATGAAGGCGATGGTGAAAATGGAGTTGAGATCTATTTTGAAAATGAAGAGACGAAACGGTTGTACATGGATATGGAGTTTGAAGGTCACAAAGTGATCTGTGGTAACGATTCGGATGATTATGTGGCTGAGGGCTAATCGATGATATTACGGCGTATCTATATGTTGGTGCCCTCCAGACACCATGCGGAGGAAGTGGTCAGAGACCTGATGGTCGCCAGGGTGAATCGACAACGCATCCACACCGTGGCCAGATCGGCTGCGTACCTGAAGGGGCTACCGGCAGCAAGGATACGTCAAAGAGACGGTTTTACAGCACAGCTCGATAGCTGGTTCTGGGATATCAACCTGCTGCTGTTTTTCGCGGCAATTGCGATTCTGTTGATCGGTGTTTGGGCATCCGAATGGTTGCTTGTGGCAGGCTGCCTGACTCTGTTGCTCGCTTCCGCGTTACTGGGTTACTACTACTCAGGTCAGGTGCAACAAGCCCATATCGACGATTTTGATGTGCCGTTGAAACATGGAGAATTCCTGCTGTTGGTTGATCTGCCGCGCTGGCGGGTTTCACAAGTCGAACGCTCGATTCGACAACAGCATCCTGAAGTTGAGCTAGGTGGTGTTGGTTGGGGTATCGAT
It includes:
- a CDS encoding SLC13 family permease → MLEQITTEMWVSALLLLCAYILIFTEILHRTTAAMLGALTMIGVGMWMGFYSQEQALLAVDGNTILLLAAMMMLVALLRPTGAFDYAAVHITRWAKGSPKLLLIYLSLAVSLISMILDNVTTVIVFAPLTVLICRLLKINPMPYLMAEAMLSNIGGAATLVGDPPNLMIGSAADISFNSFLVHMGFPVLVVWVGTVALMLFLFREQLTDVGEAPRTLVDTHAIKDAKGLKRTLFSLAVVVVLFFIHHNLHILPAYASFIGLCLALLMLKPDMEQIFGTVNWSVLFFFAGLFMIVGGVEASGLLDLLGNQLARLARDPQMLLITGLLLMWVAAVLSAVVDNIPFTVTMIPIIMGLESSGVNIAPLWWALALGVGLGGNGTHLGATANIIAVSESEKSGMPEARITPLIWMKTGIPVMFFGLILASLVYWLFFDLFTTA